One window of the Gambusia affinis linkage group LG13, SWU_Gaff_1.0, whole genome shotgun sequence genome contains the following:
- the lbx1a gene encoding transcription factor LBX1a has protein sequence MTSQVESKCSEVLRKRRHSPVGQLPPPATSSKPLTPFGIEDILNKPCAKRSRPLPASQQERSPSDRPPLGLSSPLCALEELASKTFRGLEVSVLQAAEGRDRQGLFGQRNAPKKRRKSRTAFTNHQIYELEKRFLYQKYLSPADRDQLAQHLSLTNAQVITWFQNRRAKLKRDLEEMKADVQSARAAGAVAFEKLSKLAELEKCAAEGLGLVARSALNRAGGPEQRFGRTEGDFNRPPASPTLPSPKLPRDRDGPISRYGSEDEEEEEEEEEEEEEIDVGD, from the exons ATGACCTCTCAGGTCGAGTCGAAATGCTCTGAGgtgctgaggaagaggagacacAGTCCAGTGGGCCAGCTCCCACCGCCGGCCACCTCCAGCAAGCCGTTGACGCCCTTCGGCATCGAGGACATCCTCAACAAGCCGTGTGCGAAGAGGAGCCGGCCGTTGCCAGCGTCTCAACAGGAAAGAAGCCCGTCCGACCGGCCACCGCTGGGCCTGAGCTCCCCACTGTGCGCACTGGAGGAACTGGCCAGCAAAACCTTCCGGGGCCTGGAGGTCAGCGTCCTGCAGGCTGCAGAGG gCCGGGACCGTCAGGGCCTTTTCGGACAGAGGAACGCCCCTAAAAAGCGCCGGAAGTCCCGGACGGCCTTCACCAACCATCAGATCTACGAGTTGGAGAAACGCTTCCTGTATCAGAAGTATCTGAGTCCGGCGGACCGGGACCAGCTCGCCCAGCACCTGAGCCTGACCAACGCGCAGGTCATCACCTGGTTCCAGAACAGGCGGGCCAAGCTCAAGCGGGACCTGGAGGAAATGAAGGCCGACGTGCAGTCCGCCAGAGCCGCTGGAGCTGTGGCCTTTGAGAAGCTCTCCAAGCTGGCGGAGCTGGAGAAGTGCGCGGCCGAAGGTCTGGGCCTGGTGGCGCGCTCTGCACTGAACCGGGCCGGAGGCCCGGAGCAGAGGTTCGGCAGGACTGAAGGAGATTTCAACAGGCCGCCTGCGTCTCCTACTCTTCCTTCCCCCAAGCTGCCGCGGGACAGAGACGGACCGATCAGCAGGTACGGTTCGGAGgacgaagaggaagaggaggaggaggaggaggaagaggaggagatcGATGTGGGTGACTGA
- the tlx1 gene encoding T-cell leukemia homeobox protein 1 isoform X1 — MDHIGILGAHLQQHGHVEPISFGIDQILSNVEQSCMLGSRMPEPDYGHSAYNGGAGGVGGFACGGGGGYNSTAGGSCGMTSLGGAYHMNMSVNMNGTNINSSGVIRVPAHRPPLSCGGSSAVPPPASGGVGGNLSALTFPWMESNRRYTKDRFTAASLRSLSSSCLSPCVSRSALLSLPDHRPREVSLSPLTVTRRVGHPYQNRTPPKKKKPRTSFSRLQICELEKRFHRQKYLASAERAALAKALKMTDAQVKTWFQNRRTKWRRQTAEEREAERQQANRILMQLQQEAFQKTINQPAAPDPLCLQNSSLYALQNLQPWSENTAKISSVSACE, encoded by the exons ATGGATCACATCGGGATCCTGGGGGCGCATCTGCAGCAGCACGGGCACGTGGAGCCCATCAGCTTCGGCATCGACCAGATCCTGAGCAACGTGGAGCAGAGCTGCATGCTGGGCTCGAGGATGCCGGAGCCGGACTACGGTCACTCAGCGTACAACGGCGGCGCCGGGGGAGTGGGAGGCTTCGCgtgcggcggcggcggcggatACAACAGTACCGCCGGCGGCTCGTGTGGGATGACGTCTCTCGGGGGAGCTTATCACATGAACATGAGCGTGAACATGAACGGGACTAACATAAACTCTTCCGGGGTCATCCGCGTCCCCGCGCACCGGCCTCCTCTCAGCTGCGGCGGAAGCTCCGCGGTGCCGCCTCCCGCTAGCGGCGGCGTCGGCGGCAACCTGAGTGCGCTCACCTTCCCGTGGATGGAGAGCAACCGGCGCTACACCAAAGACAGGTTCACAg CCGCTTCTCTCCGCTCACTGTCTTCTTCCTGTCTTTCACCCTGCGTGTCCCGCTCTGCTCTCCTGTCCCTTCCTGACCACCGTCCCCGTGAAGTCTCTCTCTCACCCCTCACTGTCACGCGCCGTGTAGGTCACCCGTACCAGAATCGCACTCCgccgaagaagaagaagccgcGGACGTCGTTCAGCCGGCTGCAGATCTGCGAGCTCGAGAAGCGCTTCCACCGGCAGAAGTACCTGGCGTCTGCCGAGCGCGCCGCGCTGGCCAAGGCCCTGAAGATGACCGACGCTCAGGTCAAAACCTGGTTCCAGAACAGACGCACCAAGTGGAG ACGGCAGACGGCGGAGGAGCGGGAAGCGGAGCGGCAGCAAGCCAACCGTATCCTCATGCAGCTGCAACAGGAGGCCTTTCAGAAGACCATCAACCAGCCGGCAGCCCCCGACCCACTGTGCCTGCAGAACAGCTCCCTGTACGCCCTGCAGAACCTCCAGCCGTGGAGTGAGAACACGGCAAAGATCAGCAGTGTGTCAGCCTGTGAGTGA
- the tlx1 gene encoding T-cell leukemia homeobox protein 1 isoform X3: MDHIGILGAHLQQHGHVEPISFGIDQILSNVEQSCMLGSRMPEPDYGHSAYNGGAGGVGGFACGGGGGYNSTAGGSCGMTSLGGAYHMNMSVNMNGTNINSSGVIRVPAHRPPLSCGGSSAVPPPASGGVGGNLSALTFPWMESNRRYTKDRFTGHPYQNRTPPKKKKPRTSFSRLQICELEKRFHRQKYLASAERAALAKALKMTDAQVKTWFQNRRTKWRRQTAEEREAERQQANRILMQLQQEAFQKTINQPAAPDPLCLQNSSLYALQNLQPWSENTAKISSVSACE; encoded by the exons ATGGATCACATCGGGATCCTGGGGGCGCATCTGCAGCAGCACGGGCACGTGGAGCCCATCAGCTTCGGCATCGACCAGATCCTGAGCAACGTGGAGCAGAGCTGCATGCTGGGCTCGAGGATGCCGGAGCCGGACTACGGTCACTCAGCGTACAACGGCGGCGCCGGGGGAGTGGGAGGCTTCGCgtgcggcggcggcggcggatACAACAGTACCGCCGGCGGCTCGTGTGGGATGACGTCTCTCGGGGGAGCTTATCACATGAACATGAGCGTGAACATGAACGGGACTAACATAAACTCTTCCGGGGTCATCCGCGTCCCCGCGCACCGGCCTCCTCTCAGCTGCGGCGGAAGCTCCGCGGTGCCGCCTCCCGCTAGCGGCGGCGTCGGCGGCAACCTGAGTGCGCTCACCTTCCCGTGGATGGAGAGCAACCGGCGCTACACCAAAGACAGGTTCACAg GTCACCCGTACCAGAATCGCACTCCgccgaagaagaagaagccgcGGACGTCGTTCAGCCGGCTGCAGATCTGCGAGCTCGAGAAGCGCTTCCACCGGCAGAAGTACCTGGCGTCTGCCGAGCGCGCCGCGCTGGCCAAGGCCCTGAAGATGACCGACGCTCAGGTCAAAACCTGGTTCCAGAACAGACGCACCAAGTGGAG ACGGCAGACGGCGGAGGAGCGGGAAGCGGAGCGGCAGCAAGCCAACCGTATCCTCATGCAGCTGCAACAGGAGGCCTTTCAGAAGACCATCAACCAGCCGGCAGCCCCCGACCCACTGTGCCTGCAGAACAGCTCCCTGTACGCCCTGCAGAACCTCCAGCCGTGGAGTGAGAACACGGCAAAGATCAGCAGTGTGTCAGCCTGTGAGTGA
- the tlx1 gene encoding T-cell leukemia homeobox protein 1 isoform X2, whose product MDHIGILGAHLQQHGHVEPISFGIDQILSNVEQSCMLGSRMPEPDYGHSAYNGGAGGVGGFACGGGGGYNSTAGGSCGMTSLGGAYHMNMSVNMNGTNINSSGVIRVPAHRPPLSCGGSSAVPPPASGGVGGNLSALTFPWMESNRRYTKDRFTVSLSPLTVTRRVGHPYQNRTPPKKKKPRTSFSRLQICELEKRFHRQKYLASAERAALAKALKMTDAQVKTWFQNRRTKWRRQTAEEREAERQQANRILMQLQQEAFQKTINQPAAPDPLCLQNSSLYALQNLQPWSENTAKISSVSACE is encoded by the exons ATGGATCACATCGGGATCCTGGGGGCGCATCTGCAGCAGCACGGGCACGTGGAGCCCATCAGCTTCGGCATCGACCAGATCCTGAGCAACGTGGAGCAGAGCTGCATGCTGGGCTCGAGGATGCCGGAGCCGGACTACGGTCACTCAGCGTACAACGGCGGCGCCGGGGGAGTGGGAGGCTTCGCgtgcggcggcggcggcggatACAACAGTACCGCCGGCGGCTCGTGTGGGATGACGTCTCTCGGGGGAGCTTATCACATGAACATGAGCGTGAACATGAACGGGACTAACATAAACTCTTCCGGGGTCATCCGCGTCCCCGCGCACCGGCCTCCTCTCAGCTGCGGCGGAAGCTCCGCGGTGCCGCCTCCCGCTAGCGGCGGCGTCGGCGGCAACCTGAGTGCGCTCACCTTCCCGTGGATGGAGAGCAACCGGCGCTACACCAAAGACAGGTTCACAg TCTCTCTCTCACCCCTCACTGTCACGCGCCGTGTAGGTCACCCGTACCAGAATCGCACTCCgccgaagaagaagaagccgcGGACGTCGTTCAGCCGGCTGCAGATCTGCGAGCTCGAGAAGCGCTTCCACCGGCAGAAGTACCTGGCGTCTGCCGAGCGCGCCGCGCTGGCCAAGGCCCTGAAGATGACCGACGCTCAGGTCAAAACCTGGTTCCAGAACAGACGCACCAAGTGGAG ACGGCAGACGGCGGAGGAGCGGGAAGCGGAGCGGCAGCAAGCCAACCGTATCCTCATGCAGCTGCAACAGGAGGCCTTTCAGAAGACCATCAACCAGCCGGCAGCCCCCGACCCACTGTGCCTGCAGAACAGCTCCCTGTACGCCCTGCAGAACCTCCAGCCGTGGAGTGAGAACACGGCAAAGATCAGCAGTGTGTCAGCCTGTGAGTGA